In Chitinophaga sp. H8, the sequence TTCTCCTGTGAAATTCCTGAATCAGGTGATTATCTGACCTATATGGTATTGGACCAGTCTGTAATTATAATCCGGGATGACGATGGACAGATATATGCGCATCATAATTCCTGCAGGCACAGAGGTTCTGCAATCTGCCTGGAAGAAAGAGGCCATGAAGACAAACTAAAATGCCCCTATCATAGCTGGGTATATGATAAAAATGGTAGCCTGCGGAGTGCGCGTTTAATGCCGGATGATCTTGATAAAAGCCAGTTAGGCTTACATCCTGTTCATGTTGCAATGATAGAAGGCGCCATCTTTATTTCCCTGGCAGATAAGCCACCGGACTTTTCTCAGGAGATAGCAGCGCTTTCTCCTTATCTGCGGCCTTATCAGCTGGATAATGCGAAGGTGGCTTACCGGGATCGTTATGAACTGGAGGCCAACTGGAAACTGATCGGTGAAAATTTCAGGGAATGTTATCATTGCGGCCCGGTACACATTGAGTACTGCAGTGTGGTGGTTGGTGCCAACCTGGTCGAAGACCGGGAGGCGGTAGTGGCGGAAAGTAAAGTCCTCTGGCAGCAGCAGGGACTAGCGGTTGATACAATTGAAAATACAGGAGATGCCAGTCATTATGCTACCCGTTATCCGCTTCGTCCAGGTATGGAAAGTTATACATTGGATGGAAAACCTGCGGCCCTGCCGATGGGGCAGTATAAACAATACGATAATGGGGTCGTGGGGCTGATTAACTATCCCAATTTCTGGATGGATGGGGTAAGTGATTATATCTGGTGCATGCGTATTACG encodes:
- a CDS encoding aromatic ring-hydroxylating oxygenase subunit alpha, coding for MNTLQLLLEQYKKGWSLEREFYTSQEVFEQEMTYIWKQHWLFAGFSCEIPESGDYLTYMVLDQSVIIIRDDDGQIYAHHNSCRHRGSAICLEERGHEDKLKCPYHSWVYDKNGSLRSARLMPDDLDKSQLGLHPVHVAMIEGAIFISLADKPPDFSQEIAALSPYLRPYQLDNAKVAYRDRYELEANWKLIGENFRECYHCGPVHIEYCSVVVGANLVEDREAVVAESKVLWQQQGLAVDTIENTGDASHYATRYPLRPGMESYTLDGKPAALPMGQYKQYDNGVVGLINYPNFWMDGVSDYIWCMRITPIDALRAVVDLTWLVDGKAVEGVDYDIERLTEFWKITGEQDWHLCENNQKGIRSVRYEPGPMAPSEEDVVNFHTWYLNRMRKGVMKNQ